A stretch of the Uranotaenia lowii strain MFRU-FL chromosome 3, ASM2978415v1, whole genome shotgun sequence genome encodes the following:
- the LOC129756712 gene encoding uncharacterized protein LOC129756712 isoform X2: MAKITLVVALAVALCICESRAQSNYASHANSIEYQGDGLPEEATLDGKVTKLDDLSPIIFLNRTKAALNCAAGSMLVDLKFNEKFYGTVYANFDRSSVCQITGKGQMTYSIELPLKGCGTKQEPQRVFTNNIVVRFHPGLEMDGDEIITIVCRYPPPEAPIPAGLPAPILTDIIPASLEPPLKGIQIIFIICAIMFLTLLLIGLGVSYYCLRRQPMPIVRRVVHVGSGSEITALETGSIDDVFMQTVTEKTTIEDVERHKRMVTEYKAKPVVDPNWDVTIRNYRENNEPEWEDFSDISSASGMTIPRVAPIHMAVPTSTYISENAVMLQSPELVGNMKPIDIPPEDKTVSNWDVLIRVLQEVEMPDTAVSTASLQNNRVAVPLVHSLSYDDKIKWKEIITTESTLRTMLTEAVVREDFEKIRSDARYEKLFEPQSWEIIMRILAPPDDVELRRSKRKKRETWDTRSRRSSLPTLYEYDSDGGSSVRTITQDPIIVTTQNRESYSSSSRPRSRKTSRSSYSSNNVDYRSMTEVMVDFAKPKYPDSYSDGSSYSAQQYFEDDQFEHRSMQRSSSHPSLARSASEFTERWVAPDEMDSSTPEPSPHMARRERNVMVEANVSDVGGNHHIIRESQTQYIETRQTNYRVASDRNNEW, from the exons ATGGCTAAAATAACTCTTGTGGTAGCCTTAGCTGTAGCGTTATGCATTTGTGAATCCCGTGCTCAATCAAATTATGCATCGCACGCCAATAGCATTGAATACCAGGGAGATGGACTTCCCGAAGAAGCTACCCTTGATGGAAAG GTGACGAAACTCGACGATCTCAGCCCAATAATATTCTTGAATCGAACAAAAGCTGCCCTGAACTGTGCTGCGGGATCCATGTTGGTGGATCTCAAATTTAACGAAAAGTTCTATGGAACTGTATATGCGAATTTTGACCGGAGCAGCGTTTGTCAGATAACTGGCAAAGGACAAATGACTTACAGCATTGAACTACCTCTGAAGGGATGTGGAACGAAGCAG GAACCACAACGTGTGTTCACTAATAATATTGTAGTTCGCTTCCACCCTGGCTTAGAAATGGATGGTGATGAGATTATAACAATAGTCTGCCGTTACCCGCCACCTGAAGCACCAATACCTGCCGGTCTTCCAGCTCCTAt ccTGACGGATATAATACCGGCTTCCTTGGAACCACCACTGAAaggaattcaaattatttttattatttgtgcAATTATGTTCCTCACTTTGTTGCTCATAGGTTTAGGTGTTTCTTACTACTGCCTCCGTAGACAGCCAATGCCGATTGTAAGAAGAGTGGTTCATGTTGGAAGCGGTTCTGAAATTACAGCTCTCGAAACCGGAAGCATAG ATGACGTGTTCATGCAAACAGTTacggaaaaaacaacaatcgaAGATGTAGAACGTCACAAGCGTATGGTGACCGAATACAAAGCCAAGCCTGTGGTTGATCCCAACTGGGATGTTACTATCAGGAATTATCGAGAAAACAACGAACCGGAATGGGAGGACTTTTCTGACATATCAAGCGCCTCCGGTATGACTATTCCACGTGTTGCCCCGATCCACATGGCAGTGCCTACTTCGACATATATTTCGGAGAATGCCGTGATGCTTCAGAGTCCCGAATTGGTTGGCAATATGAAACCGATCGATATACCACCAGAGGATAAAACCGTTTCGAACTGGGATGTTTTGATTCGCGTTTTGCAAGAAGTTGAAATGCCTGACACCGCAGTATCGACAGCTTCTCTACAAAACAATAGGGTTGCCGTTCCGTTGGTCCATTCGTTGAGTTACGATGACAAAATTAAATGGAAAGAAATCATTACAACGGAATCTACATTGAG aaCAATGTTAACCGAAGCAGTTGTTcgagaagattttgaaaaaataagatcAGATGCACGCTACGAGAAACTGTTTGAACCTCAATCATGGGAGATCATTATGCGCATTTTGGCTCCACCAGATGATGTAGAACTTCGCCGATCCAAACGGAAAAAACGTGAAACCTGGGACACTCGCTCTCGTCGAAGCTCTTTGCCGACTTTATATGAATATGACAGCGACGGCGGATCCTCTGTTCGTACTATCACTCAAGATCCTATAATTGTTACAACTCAAAACAGAGAAAGCTACAGCAGCAGCTCAAGACCTCGCTCTAGAAAAACTTCACGATCTTCATACAGTTCCAATAATGTCGACTACCGTTCAATGACCGAAGTTATGGTAGATTTTGCAAAACCGAAATACCCCGACAGTTATTCGGATGGAAGCTCGTATTCTGCGCAACAGTATTTTGAAGACGATCAGTTTGAACATCGTTCAATGCAACGATCGTCCAGCCATCCGAGTTTGGCAAGATCAGCTAGTGAATTTACTGAACGATGGGTAGCACCGGATGAGATGGATTCATCTACTCCTGAACCCAGTCCTCATATGGCCCGTCGAGAAAGAAATGTTATG GTTGAAGCTAATGTTTCCGATGTTGGAGGAAACCATCACATCATACGCGAAAGTCAGACACAATATATTGAAACACGACAAACTAATTACCGAGTTGCTTCCGATCGAAATAACGAATGGTGA
- the LOC129756712 gene encoding uncharacterized protein LOC129756712 isoform X1, protein MAKITLVVALAVALCICESRAQSNYASHANSIEYQGDGLPEEATLDGKVTKLDDLSPIIFLNRTKAALNCAAGSMLVDLKFNEKFYGTVYANFDRSSVCQITGKGQMTYSIELPLKGCGTKQEPQRVFTNNIVVRFHPGLEMDGDEIITIVCRYPPPEAPIPAGLPAPILTDIIPASLEPPLKGIQIIFIICAIMFLTLLLIGLGVSYYCLRRQPMPIVRRVVHVGSGSEITALETGSIGSISGLKLPHAHVALHQTQSISGSDGPLIPSDYPSESHSENEEVDTGSLPVSSHGSYENNAFIQDASSIYSEHYGFTQEIRNVAACEASPKFDIHVRVKRTPPPLPSPLTSDSESNTTVSRNERNNLSTIMESHEDARSDSVLTVESLQEAGHTQFTYTPELHTVPKHIQPAPIVSKISKNHQKHILRDTWPENYPDGHQVSSTRSIVSLGTEMTDTHSMTEILDSSHLYPHSTYSDVVDLHQTDDLPEPQISVVKRNQISSHIVDDVFMQTVTEKTTIEDVERHKRMVTEYKAKPVVDPNWDVTIRNYRENNEPEWEDFSDISSASGMTIPRVAPIHMAVPTSTYISENAVMLQSPELVGNMKPIDIPPEDKTVSNWDVLIRVLQEVEMPDTAVSTASLQNNRVAVPLVHSLSYDDKIKWKEIITTESTLRTMLTEAVVREDFEKIRSDARYEKLFEPQSWEIIMRILAPPDDVELRRSKRKKRETWDTRSRRSSLPTLYEYDSDGGSSVRTITQDPIIVTTQNRESYSSSSRPRSRKTSRSSYSSNNVDYRSMTEVMVDFAKPKYPDSYSDGSSYSAQQYFEDDQFEHRSMQRSSSHPSLARSASEFTERWVAPDEMDSSTPEPSPHMARRERNVMVEANVSDVGGNHHIIRESQTQYIETRQTNYRVASDRNNEW, encoded by the exons ATGGCTAAAATAACTCTTGTGGTAGCCTTAGCTGTAGCGTTATGCATTTGTGAATCCCGTGCTCAATCAAATTATGCATCGCACGCCAATAGCATTGAATACCAGGGAGATGGACTTCCCGAAGAAGCTACCCTTGATGGAAAG GTGACGAAACTCGACGATCTCAGCCCAATAATATTCTTGAATCGAACAAAAGCTGCCCTGAACTGTGCTGCGGGATCCATGTTGGTGGATCTCAAATTTAACGAAAAGTTCTATGGAACTGTATATGCGAATTTTGACCGGAGCAGCGTTTGTCAGATAACTGGCAAAGGACAAATGACTTACAGCATTGAACTACCTCTGAAGGGATGTGGAACGAAGCAG GAACCACAACGTGTGTTCACTAATAATATTGTAGTTCGCTTCCACCCTGGCTTAGAAATGGATGGTGATGAGATTATAACAATAGTCTGCCGTTACCCGCCACCTGAAGCACCAATACCTGCCGGTCTTCCAGCTCCTAt ccTGACGGATATAATACCGGCTTCCTTGGAACCACCACTGAAaggaattcaaattatttttattatttgtgcAATTATGTTCCTCACTTTGTTGCTCATAGGTTTAGGTGTTTCTTACTACTGCCTCCGTAGACAGCCAATGCCGATTGTAAGAAGAGTGGTTCATGTTGGAAGCGGTTCTGAAATTACAGCTCTCGAAACCGGAAGCATAG GAAGCATATCGGGATTGAAACTACCACATGCACATGTCGCTTTGCACCAAACTCAAAGTATCTCTGGAAGCGATGGCCCTCTAATACCATCCGATTACCCGAGTGAATCCCACTCAGAAAATGAGGAGGTTGACACTGGATCTCTGCCAGTCAGTTCACATGGCAGCTACGAGAATAATGCATTCATTCAGGATGCATCGAGTATTTACAGTGAACATTACGGTTTTACTCAAGAGATTCGCAACGTAGCTGCTTGTGAAGCATCGCCCAAGTTTGACATTCATGTTCGTGTCAAACGTACACCGCCTCCATTGCCTTCACCACTAACATCCGATAGCGAAAGCAATACGACGGTCAGCAGAAACGAACGGAACAACCTTTCGACAATCATGGAATCTCACGAGGATGCTCGAAGCGATAGCGTACTAACAGTTGAATCACTCCAAGAAGCAGGACACACTCAATTTACATATACTCCCGAGCTGCACACTGTGCCAAAACACATTCAACCAGCACCGATAGTatccaaaatttctaaaaaccatCAGAAACAT ATTCTTCGAGATACTTGGCCAGAAAATTATCCAGATGGACATCAAGTGTCATCTACCCGTAGCATTGTTTCACTTGGCACTGAAATGACCGATACTCATTCAATGACTGAAATTCTTGATTCCTCGCATTTGTATCCTCATTCAACTTACTCTGACGTTGTCGATCTTCATCAAACGGATGATCTTCCTGAGCCTCAGATTAGTGTTGTCAAGAGAAATCAAATATCATCCCATATTGTAGATGACGTGTTCATGCAAACAGTTacggaaaaaacaacaatcgaAGATGTAGAACGTCACAAGCGTATGGTGACCGAATACAAAGCCAAGCCTGTGGTTGATCCCAACTGGGATGTTACTATCAGGAATTATCGAGAAAACAACGAACCGGAATGGGAGGACTTTTCTGACATATCAAGCGCCTCCGGTATGACTATTCCACGTGTTGCCCCGATCCACATGGCAGTGCCTACTTCGACATATATTTCGGAGAATGCCGTGATGCTTCAGAGTCCCGAATTGGTTGGCAATATGAAACCGATCGATATACCACCAGAGGATAAAACCGTTTCGAACTGGGATGTTTTGATTCGCGTTTTGCAAGAAGTTGAAATGCCTGACACCGCAGTATCGACAGCTTCTCTACAAAACAATAGGGTTGCCGTTCCGTTGGTCCATTCGTTGAGTTACGATGACAAAATTAAATGGAAAGAAATCATTACAACGGAATCTACATTGAG aaCAATGTTAACCGAAGCAGTTGTTcgagaagattttgaaaaaataagatcAGATGCACGCTACGAGAAACTGTTTGAACCTCAATCATGGGAGATCATTATGCGCATTTTGGCTCCACCAGATGATGTAGAACTTCGCCGATCCAAACGGAAAAAACGTGAAACCTGGGACACTCGCTCTCGTCGAAGCTCTTTGCCGACTTTATATGAATATGACAGCGACGGCGGATCCTCTGTTCGTACTATCACTCAAGATCCTATAATTGTTACAACTCAAAACAGAGAAAGCTACAGCAGCAGCTCAAGACCTCGCTCTAGAAAAACTTCACGATCTTCATACAGTTCCAATAATGTCGACTACCGTTCAATGACCGAAGTTATGGTAGATTTTGCAAAACCGAAATACCCCGACAGTTATTCGGATGGAAGCTCGTATTCTGCGCAACAGTATTTTGAAGACGATCAGTTTGAACATCGTTCAATGCAACGATCGTCCAGCCATCCGAGTTTGGCAAGATCAGCTAGTGAATTTACTGAACGATGGGTAGCACCGGATGAGATGGATTCATCTACTCCTGAACCCAGTCCTCATATGGCCCGTCGAGAAAGAAATGTTATG GTTGAAGCTAATGTTTCCGATGTTGGAGGAAACCATCACATCATACGCGAAAGTCAGACACAATATATTGAAACACGACAAACTAATTACCGAGTTGCTTCCGATCGAAATAACGAATGGTGA